One stretch of Nomascus leucogenys isolate Asia chromosome 9, Asia_NLE_v1, whole genome shotgun sequence DNA includes these proteins:
- the SGMS2 gene encoding phosphatidylcholine:ceramide cholinephosphotransferase 2: MDIIETAKLEEHLENQPSDPTNTYARPAEPVEEENKNGNGKPKSLSSGLRKGTKKYPDYIQIAMPTESRNKFPLEWWKTGIAFIYAVFNLVLTTVMITVVHERVPPKELSPPLPDKFFDYIDRVKWAFSVSEINGIILVGLWITQWLFLRYKSIVGRRFCFIIGTLYLYRCITMYVTTLPVPGMHFQCAPKLNGDSQAKVQRILRLISGGGLSITGSHILCGDFLFSGHTVTLTLTYLFIKEYSPRHFWWYHLICWLLSAAGIICILVAHEHYTIDVIIAYYITTRLFWWYHSMANEKNLKVSSQTNFLSRAWWFPIFYFFEKNVQGSIPCCFSWPLSWPPGCFKSSCKKYSRVQKIGEDNEKST; the protein is encoded by the exons ATGGATATCATAGAGACAGCGAAACTTGAAGAACATTTGGAAAATCAACCCAGTGATCCTACGAACACTTACGCAAGACCCGCTGAACCtgttgaagaagaaaacaaaaatggcaatGGCAAACCCAAGAGCTTATCCAGTGGGCTGCGAAAAGGCACCAAAAAGTACCCGGACTATATCCAAATTGCTATGCCCACTGAATCAAGGAACAAATTTCCACTAGAGTGGTGGAAAACGGGCATTGCCTTCATATATGCAGTTTTCAACCTCGTCTTGACAACTGTCATGATCACAGTTGTACATGAGAGGGTCCCTCCCAAGGAGCTTAGCCCTCCACTCCCAGACAAGTTTTTTGATTACATTGATAGGGTGAAATGGGCATTTTCTGTATCAGaaataaatgggattatattaGTTGGATTATGGATCACCCAGTGGCTGTTTCTGAGATACAA gtCAATAGTGGGACGCAGATTCTGTTTTATTATTGGAACTTTATACCTGTATCGCTGCATTACAATGTATGTTACTACTCTACCTGTGCCTGGAATGCATTTCCAGTGTGCTCCAAAG CTCAATGGAGACTCTCAGGCAAAAGTTCAACGGATTCTACGATTGATTTCTGGTGGTGGATTGTCCATCACTGGATCACATATCTTATGTGGAGACTTCCTCTTCAGTGGTCACACGGTTACGCTGACACTGACTTATTTGTTCATCAAAGAAT ATTCGCCTCGTCACTTCTGGTGGTATCATTTAATCTGCTGGCTGCTGAGTGCTGCCGGGATCATCTGCATTCTTGTAGCACATGAACACTACACTATCGATGTGATCATTGCTTATTATATCACAACACGACTGTTTTGGTGGTACCATTCAATGGCCAATGAAAAG AACTTGAAAGTCTCTTCACAGACTAATTTCTTATCTCGAGCATGGTGGTtccccatcttttatttttttgagaaaaatgtacAAGGCTCAATTCCTTGCTGCTTCTCCTGGCCGCTGTCTTGGCCTCCTGGCTGCTTCAAATCATCATGCAAAAAGTATTCACGGGTTCAGAAGATTGGTGAAGACAATGAGAAATCGACCTGA